From Rutidosis leptorrhynchoides isolate AG116_Rl617_1_P2 chromosome 3, CSIRO_AGI_Rlap_v1, whole genome shotgun sequence, a single genomic window includes:
- the LOC139898975 gene encoding protein SOSEKI 5 produces the protein MEPVSRSSKPTTTPELHHLTKKWKDPRSAERSPEHTRVWSEPHPIHTKPRKVPVVYYLSRNGNLEHPHFIEIPLSSPDGLYLRDVIERLNSLRGKGMAALYSWSSKRSYKSGFVWHDLSENDYIYPVQGQEYVLKGSELVVTGGGPLISKTLSPESEKSGDDDFPVVRRRRNQSWSAIDLHEYKVSAGKLAADASTQTDDKFRRRRSMIKEIEEEEENENESYRENESSELSREEISSPPSDSSPETLESLMKADGNVILRPVIEDDKNGKSNPTVENKVKSSSVLMQLISCGSISFRDCGPGAYGKDNPGFSLISHYKSRMLPRGVGSKGIGDETVEDAVVLRKNRGIKKPIVTENKEYFSGSLIETKKEVFPAIKRSNSYTGNR, from the exons ATGGAACCAGTTTCAAGATCCAGCAAACCAACTACCACACCCGAACTCCATCACTTAACCAAAAAATGGAAAGACCCTAGAAGCGCCGAACGTAGCCCTGAACACACCCGAGTCTGGTCCGAACCACACCCAATCCACACCAAACCACGTAAAGTCCCCGTTGTTTACTACCTTTCCCGTAACGGTAACCTCGAACACCCCCATTTTATCGAAATCCCCCTTTCTTCCCCTGACGGCCTTTATCTCCGAG atgTAATCGAGCGTTTAAATTCACTTAGAGGAAAAGGAATGGCTGCATTATACTCGTGGTCTTCTAAACG GAGTTACAAGAGCGGATTCGTGTGGCATGATTTATCGGAGAATGATTATATTTACCCTGTGCAAGGTCAGGAGTACGTGTTAAAAGGATCGGAGCTTGTTGTAACCGGAGGAGGACCGTTGATTTCAAAAACGTTGTCGCCGGAATCTGAAAAGTCCGGCGACGATGATTTTCCGGTTGTACGACGTAGAAGGAATCAGTCATGGAGCGCAATCGATCTCCACGAGTATAAAGTCTCTGCCGGAAAACTCGCTGCCGACGCGTCTACACAAACCGACGATAAATTCCGGCGCCGGAGATCAATGATCAAAGAAATCGAAGAAGAagaggaaaatgaaaatgaatcgTATCGTGAAAACGAGAGTTCGGAATTAAGCAGAGAGGAGATTTCATCTCCACCGTCGGATTCAAGTCCGGAAACATTAGAATCGTTGATGAAAGCTGATGGAAATGTAATCCTACGGCCAGTTATTGAAGATGATAAAAATGGTAAATCAAATCCAACGGTTGAAAATAAGGTTAAGTCATCGTCAGTGTTAATGCAGTTGATCTCGTGTGGGTCAATATCCTTTCGCGATTGTGGGCCCGGGGCGTATGGAAAAGATAACCCGGGATTTTCGTTGATTTCACATTATAAGTCAAGGATGTTGCCACGTGGCGTAGGGTCGAAAGGGATTGGAGATGAAACGGTAGAGGACGCTGTCGTTTTGAGGAAGAACCGGGGAATTAAAAAACCGATAGTGACAGAGAATAAAGAATATTTCAGTGGGAGTTTAATTGAGACCAAAAAAGAGGTGTTTCCAGCTATTAAACGTTCTAATTCGTATACTGGAAATCGATAA